The following are from one region of the Leptolyngbya iicbica LK genome:
- a CDS encoding DUF561 domain-containing protein → MQAKLQTAFAQGQALKIISGLTNFDRDRVAAVVRAADQGGATFLDIAANADLVRMAKELTDLPICVSAVEAEAFVAPVAAGADLIEIGNFDAFYAQGIRFEAAEVLALTQQTRALLPDITLSVTVPHILALDEQVALAEALVAAGADIIQTEGGTSSAPTHSGTLGLIEKAAPTLAAAREISRVVSVPVLCASGLSDVTAPMAIAAGAAGIGVGSAVNKLDNELAMVAVVRSLAEALQTVNRAAIAR, encoded by the coding sequence ATGCAAGCCAAGCTTCAAACGGCATTTGCCCAGGGCCAAGCACTGAAAATCATTAGTGGCCTGACGAATTTTGATCGCGATCGCGTGGCGGCGGTGGTGCGGGCGGCCGACCAAGGCGGTGCGACGTTTCTGGATATCGCTGCCAATGCAGACCTCGTGCGCATGGCGAAGGAACTGACCGACTTGCCCATTTGCGTATCGGCGGTAGAGGCCGAGGCATTTGTCGCGCCTGTGGCCGCTGGTGCAGACTTGATTGAGATTGGTAACTTCGATGCCTTTTATGCCCAGGGCATCCGATTTGAGGCGGCTGAGGTATTGGCGCTGACTCAGCAAACCCGAGCCTTGCTGCCGGACATCACCCTGTCCGTGACCGTGCCCCACATTCTCGCGTTGGATGAGCAAGTGGCTTTGGCAGAAGCCCTGGTCGCAGCGGGTGCCGACATCATTCAAACCGAAGGCGGCACCAGCAGTGCGCCCACCCACAGCGGCACTCTGGGCCTGATTGAAAAAGCCGCTCCCACTTTGGCCGCAGCGCGGGAAATTTCTCGCGTGGTCTCTGTCCCCGTGCTCTGTGCGTCGGGTCTGTCCGACGTGACCGCGCCCATGGCAATCGCCGCTGGGGCCGCAGGCATTGGCGTCGGCTCCGCCGTCAACAAGCTCGACAATGAGCTGGCGATGGTCGCAGTAGTGCGCAGCCTGGCAGAAGCGCTGCAAACCGTAAATCGGGCCGCGATCGCTCGCTAA
- a CDS encoding DUF433 domain-containing protein, producing MPAMPPSGLCSRVGIVPQGQSWQCLSLGSSEPDVNQLRKAMNYKDFITVEPGKRGGKPCVRGLRITVYEVLEYLASEMTEAEILDDFPDLTREDLKACIAYAADRERRYMTAS from the coding sequence ATGCCAGCCATGCCACCCAGCGGACTGTGCTCAAGGGTCGGCATCGTCCCCCAGGGGCAATCTTGGCAATGTCTATCGCTGGGTAGCAGTGAACCAGATGTTAATCAATTGCGGAAAGCGATGAACTACAAAGATTTCATCACAGTTGAACCAGGTAAGCGAGGGGGCAAGCCCTGTGTCCGGGGTTTGCGCATCACAGTGTATGAAGTATTGGAATATCTGGCCTCTGAGATGACCGAAGCCGAAATCCTGGACGACTTTCCTGACCTCACCCGCGAAGATTTGAAAGCCTGTATTGCCTATGCCGCCGATCGCGAACGCCGGTACATGACGGCTTCCTGA
- a CDS encoding DUF5615 family PIN-like protein produces the protein MRLLFDENLSPKLTSRLSDRFPDSLHVRDIGMKATVDSLVWDYAKAHDLMIVSKDADMHDLSLALGNPPKVIWIRLGNCSTAQVEDLLRQHYQVIVQFYQDATVSLLALP, from the coding sequence ATGCGGTTGCTCTTTGACGAAAATCTGTCCCCGAAACTGACTAGTCGCCTGAGCGATCGCTTTCCCGACTCCTTGCACGTTCGAGATATCGGGATGAAAGCGACAGTTGACAGTTTGGTTTGGGACTATGCCAAAGCCCACGACTTGATGATCGTCTCCAAGGATGCAGACATGCATGACTTGAGTTTGGCTCTGGGTAATCCACCCAAGGTGATTTGGATACGCCTCGGAAATTGCTCGACAGCCCAAGTAGAAGACTTATTACGTCAGCACTATCAGGTAATTGTTCAGTTCTATCAAGACGCCACCGTATCGCTACTCGCCTTGCCATAA